One genomic region from Capra hircus breed San Clemente chromosome 18, ASM170441v1, whole genome shotgun sequence encodes:
- the TMEM208 gene encoding transmembrane protein 208 isoform X1 yields MAPKGKVGTRGKKQIFEENKETLKFYLRIILGANAIYCLVTLVFFYSSASFWAWMALVFSLAVYGASYHSMSSMARAAFSEDGALVDGGMDLNMEQGMAEHLKDVILLTAIVQVLSCFSLYIWSFWLLAPGRALYLLWVNVLGPWFTADSGAPAPEHNEKRQRRQERRQMKRL; encoded by the exons ATGGCG CCCAAAGGAAAAGTGGGCACGAGAGGGAAGAAGCAGATATTTGAGGAGAACAAAGAGACCCTGAAGTTCTACCTGCGAATCATACTGGGGGCTAAT GCCATTTACTGTCTTGTGACCTTGGTCTTCTTCTACTCATCTGCCTCATTTTGGGCCTGG ATGGCCCTGGTCTTTAGTCTGGCAGTATACGGGGCCAGCTACCACTCTATGAGCTCGATGGCAAGGGCAGCCTTCTCTGAGGATGGGGCCCTGGTGGATGGTGGAATGGATCTCAACATGGAACAGGGCATGGCAGA gcACCTTAAAGATGTGATCCTACTGACAGCTATTGTGCAGGTGCTCAGCTGCTTCTCCCTCTACATCTGGTCCTTCTGGCTCCTG GCTCCAGGCAGAGCTCTTTACCTCCTGTGGGTCAATGTCCTGGGCCCCTGGTTCACAGCGGACAGTGGCGCCCCAGCACCAGAGCACAATGAGAAACGGCAGCGCCGACAGGAGCGGCGGCAGATGAAGCGGTTATAG
- the TMEM208 gene encoding transmembrane protein 208 isoform X2 gives MAAIYCLVTLVFFYSSASFWAWMALVFSLAVYGASYHSMSSMARAAFSEDGALVDGGMDLNMEQGMAEHLKDVILLTAIVQVLSCFSLYIWSFWLLAPGRALYLLWVNVLGPWFTADSGAPAPEHNEKRQRRQERRQMKRL, from the exons ATGGCG GCCATTTACTGTCTTGTGACCTTGGTCTTCTTCTACTCATCTGCCTCATTTTGGGCCTGG ATGGCCCTGGTCTTTAGTCTGGCAGTATACGGGGCCAGCTACCACTCTATGAGCTCGATGGCAAGGGCAGCCTTCTCTGAGGATGGGGCCCTGGTGGATGGTGGAATGGATCTCAACATGGAACAGGGCATGGCAGA gcACCTTAAAGATGTGATCCTACTGACAGCTATTGTGCAGGTGCTCAGCTGCTTCTCCCTCTACATCTGGTCCTTCTGGCTCCTG GCTCCAGGCAGAGCTCTTTACCTCCTGTGGGTCAATGTCCTGGGCCCCTGGTTCACAGCGGACAGTGGCGCCCCAGCACCAGAGCACAATGAGAAACGGCAGCGCCGACAGGAGCGGCGGCAGATGAAGCGGTTATAG